Part of the Mycobacteriales bacterium genome, GCTCGTCACGCTGCCGACCGTCCGCAACAAGTACCTCGACACGGTCGTGCACACCGCGCTGTCCGCGCTGCACCTCGTCACGCGCACGCGCGTCCGCGACGTCGTCCTCTGCAACGCCGCCAACGCGCCCGTGCTGCTGCCGTTGCGGCTGTTCCGGCGCCGGGTGGTGCTCAACGTCGACGGCCTGGAGTGGCGGCGCGGCAAGTGGGGCGTCGCGGGGCGCACGTGGTACCGGCTGGGCGAGTGGCTGTCGGTGCGGCTCGCGTCGGTGCTGGTGACCGACGCCGACGAGGTGCGGACGTACTACCGGGTCCGCCACGACACCGACTCGGTGATGATCCCGTACGGCGCCGACCAGCTCGCCCGCGGCTCGGTCGCGGTGCCGGAGGCGGTGCCGGTCGAGCCGGACGGCTACGCGCTCTACGTCTCCCGCTGGGAGCGCGAGAACAACCCGGTGCTCGTCGCCGCGGCGCACGCGACGTCCGGCGTCGGGCTGCCGCTCGTCATGCTCGGGCAGGCGACGTACGACGACGGGCTGGACGCCGAGGTCCGCGCCGCGGCCGCGCCGCACGCGCTGCTGCCCGGCGCGCTCTACGGCGACGCGTACCAGGGGCTCCAGGCCAACGCCCGCTGCTACGTCCACGCCACCGAGGTCGGCGGCACCCACCCCGCGCTGATCGAGGCGCTCGGCGCCGGCAACCTCTGTCTCGTCATGGACACGCCGGAGAACCGCGAGGTCGTCGGCGAGCACGGCCGGTACTTCGCCGACGCCGCCGGGCTGGCCGCGCTGCTGCGCGAGGTCGTCGCGCTGCCGCCCGCCGAGCTGGCCCGCCGCCGCGAGGCGGCGCGGGCATATGCCGCGGACCGGTACTCGTGGGACACCGTCGCCGGCGCGTACGCGGACCTGCTGGAGTAAAGCCGTTAGGCCGAACGGCCGATAGGTCGGGTGTGACCGCCGTCGACGCGCGCCCGGAGCCGGCCGCCCAGCCCGCCCCGCCGCCCGTCGCGTCGCGGCGGGCCGAGGCGTTGCCGGCCGCCGCGCTGGCGGTCGCCTGGCTCGGCCTGGTCGCCGTCTCCGTCCGCGGCGGCGGCCGCGACCGCAACGCCGTCCTCCTCGGCCTGCTCACGCTCGTGCCCGCCCTGCTCGTGCTCCGCCCCGACCGGCACGTCCCGCGCCGGGCCTGGGCGGCCGCCGCGGCCGTCCCCGCCGCCGCCGTGCTGTCCTGCCTGCTCGCGCCGCGCGCCTGGGCCGGTGCCGGCGAGGTCGCGGTCTGGGCCTACGCGGCGCTCGCGTTCGGCACCGTCCGCGCCTACGCCACCACCGCGCGCCGCCGCGCCGCCGTCGGGCTCGCCGTCGCCGCGCTCGGCGCCCACCAGGTCTACGCCGCCCTCACGCCGTGGCTCGGCGGCGGCGACCCGGCGCGACCGATGATCGGGACGTTCTACTGGCACAACCAGTTCGCCGTGTGGGTGGCCGCCGCCGGCCTCGCGGGCGGCGCCGCCGCCCTGCTCGCCCGCCGGTGGAGCGCGACCGGCGGGGGAGCGGCGTTCGCGCTCTGCGCCGCCGGTGTCGTGCTGTCCACCAGCCGGGCCACGCTCGGCCTCGCCGCGCTGCTCTGGCTCGCGCTCGGCGCCGCCGCCGTCCGCGCCCGCGGCGCGCGTGCCGCCGCCCGCTGGGCCGGGTCCACCGTCGCCGCCGCCGCGCTCGCCACGCTGCTCGCCAGCCCGCTCGTCTTCGGCGACGCGGGGGGCGGGGCGTTCGACGCGACCGCCCGGCGCGGCGCCGGCCAGAGCGTCGAGGGCAACGCCGGCTACCGCCTCGACTACTGGCGCGCCGCGCTCGCCGTCACCGCCGAGCACCCGCTCGTCGGCACCGGCGCCGGGGGGTACAAGACCGCCGCGCTCGACCACCTGCCCGCCGGGATGCAGGGGTCGCCGTTCGTGCACAACGGCGTCCTCCAGGGCGCCGCCGAGGGCGGCCTGCCGCTCGGCCTCGCGCTCGCCGCCGCCGTCGCGCTCGGCGCACTCGCGGCCCTCCGGCGGGTGCCGGAAGCGTTGCGCCGCAACGACTTCGGCGCGCTTGGGCTGGCCGCCGCCGCGCTCGTGCTGCTCGGCCACGCGCTGCTCGACTTCGACACGACCTACCCCGCGCTGCCGGTGCTCGCCGCCGTCGCGGCCGGCGGCCTCGGCGCTCGCACCGCCGCCCGCACCGCCGCGCGGGGCGTCCCCCGGGCCGCGCTCGCGCTGCTGCTCGTCACCGGCGTCGCCACCGCCGCCGCCGACGACGCCGTCCGCGCCGCCACCGGGCACGTCGCCCCGGAGAACGCCGCCGCCGCGCGCGCGGCGTTCGCCGCCGAGCGCATGCCCGACCCGCGCGTCGCCGGCACCGTGCTGCTCGCCGCGCTGCCCGAGCACCCCGGCCAGGAGGGGCTGCGGCTGCCCGAGGACGTCGTCCGCCGCGCGCTCCGCGAGACCGCCGAGGCCGCGCGCGTCGACGCCGGGCTCGCGCTGCGCCGCCTCGAGGCCGAGGCGCTGCTCGGCGACACCCGCGCCCCCGACCGCGCCGCCGCGATCGCCGCGCCGCGCGCCACCCGGCGGCCGTTCCTCGTCACCCTGCACGCCGACGTGCTCGCCGCCGCCGGCCGGCCCGGCGAGGCCGCCGCGCTCGTCCTCGGCGACGTCCGCACCCGCGCCACCCCCGGGTACCCGCGACCCGCCGAGGTCTGGGAGCAGGTCGCGTACCTGCTCCGCAACGACGCCGGCCCGGCCGCCGCCTGCGCCGCCGGCGCCGCCGAGGCGGCGTTCGGACCCGCCCCCGCACCCCTCGCCGCCGCCGTCGCGGCCGCCCGCCGCGCGGAGCCGTGCCGGTGAGCGCCGTGTCGCCCAGGGGCGGGTTCAGCGACCACCGTTCCCGGCCGATGAGTCGTAGGACACCCGGCCCCCGCGCGCGAGAGGGACGTTCGTGAAGCAGCTCGGCGACATCCTGCTGGAGGGCGGGCTGCTCACGCCCGACCAGCTCCAGCAGGCCGTCGTGGAGCAGCAGCGGGTCGGCAAGTCCCTCGGCCGCGTCCTGGTCGAGCTCGGCATGGTCACCGAGAGCCAGCTCGTCGCCTCACTCGCGCAGCAGATCGGGCTCCAGTTCGTCGACCTCACCGAGTACTCGATCGACCCGTCCGCCGCCGCGCTCGTGCCCGACCCCGTGTCGCGGCGCCACACCGCGCTGCCCATCGGCTTCGAGGACGGCCGCCTCGTCGTCGCCATGGCCGACCCGGCCAACGTCTTCGCCGTCGACGACATCCGCTCCATCACCGGCCACGAGGTCAAGGCGGTCGTCGCCACCAAGGCCGACGTCCTCAACGCGATCAACCGCCTGCACCGCATGGACAACGACATCGAGGACCTCACGGCCACCCTCGACGTCGGCGACGACAGCCTGGACGAGCTGTCCAAGGTCAAGGAGATCGTCGACGACGCGCCGATCGTCAAGTTCGTGAACCTGCTCATCACGCAGGCGATCCAGGACCGCGCCTCGGACATCCACATCGAGCCGGGCGAGCGCGACATGCGCGTCCGCTTCCGCATCGACGGCGTGCTGCACGAGATCATGCGCTCGCCCAAGACCATCCAGTCCGGCGTGATCTCCCGCCTGAAGATCATGGCCGACATCAACATCGCCGAACGCCGCATCCCGCAGGACGGGCGCATGTCCGTCAACGCGAACGGCAAGAAGATCGACCTGCGCGTCGCGACCCTCCCCACCGTGTGGGGCGAGAAGGTCGTCATGCGAATCCTGGACAACTCCACCGCGATGCTGAAGCTCGCCGACCTCGGCTTCATGCCGGACAACTTCAGCCGCTACGAGGAGTCGTTCACCAAGCCCTACGGCATGATCCTCGTCACCGGCCCCACCGGCTCCGGCAAGTCGACGACGCTCTACGCCACCCTCAACATCGTCAACACCCCCGACCGCAACACCATCACCGTCGAGGACCCGGTCGAGTACCGCCTCCCCGGCATCAACCAGGTGCAGGTCAACGCGAAGGCCGGCCTGACCTTCGCCGCCGCCCTCCGGTCGATCCTGCGGTCCGACCCCGACATCGTGCTCATCGGCGAGATCCGCGACCACGAGACCGCGCAGATCGCCATCGAGGCGGCGTTGACGGGTCACCTCGTCCTCTCCACGCTGCACACCAACGACGCCCCCTCCGCCATCAACCGGCTCATCGAGATGGGCATCGAGCCGTTCCTCGTCGGCTCCGCCCTCGACTGCGTCCTCGCGCAACGCCTCGCCCGCCGCCTCTGCCCGAAGTGCAAGGAGGCGTACCAGCCCACCGAGGAGTCGCTCGTCCACGCGCGGTTCCCGTGGACCCCCGGCGAGCCGATCCCCACGCTGTACCGGCCCGTCGGGTGCTCCGCCTGCTCGAAGACGGGCTACAAGGGGCGGATGGCGTTGCACGAGGTGATGACGGTGTCCGAGGACGTGGAGCGGCTTGCCGTCGAGCGCCGGTCCGCCGACGAGATCGGGCGCGTCGCCCGCGCCCAGGGGATGTCCACCTTGCGCCACGACGGCATGCAGAAGGTCCTGCTCGGCCACACGTCGCTGGAGGAGATCCTCCGCGTCGTGGTGTGAACCACCGGTCGCCAGGGCATCCGGTGCCGTTCGGGCTAGGGCGCCCTTCGGGCGCTTTAGTCGCCCGAACGACACCGCATGCCCTGGCGACCTCCGTCCCCGCATGACCCACTCTCGGCCCCCGCCGATCGGCTCGTTGCACGCCGCCGAACGGCTCAAGGGGGTCATGTGGGGTGCCGATGCTCCGTTCGGAAAGTGGCGCCCGGTGCAGGCCGGGTGTGCCGACGTGGGAAGGGATGCGAGCGTGAGCTCTCAGGGGTCCGGCGATTCGTTCTTCGCCGCAACGCCGCCGGTCGCGGCGCCGTCGCCGCTCGACCCGGCGTGGCAGCCGCCGGGGGCCGCCCAGGCAGCGCCGCCGCCGCCCGCGCCGCCGCTCGTGCCGCCCGTCGCGCCCCCCGCGCCGGTCGCCGCGCCCGTCGCGCCCGCGCCGTACGCGGCCGCCCCGGCAGCGCCGCCCGCGCCGCCCTACGCGGCTCCCGCCCCGCCCCCGCCCGCCCCCGCGCCGCCGGCCCCGCCGGTGCCCGCGGAGGAGCCGGTGGCGGAGGACCGCGAGAAGGCGTTCGTCCGCAGCGCGCTCGAGGAGGACAGCCGCGAGGAGGGCATCTTCCTCAACGACCTGCTCGTCCACGTGCTCGACAGCGGCGGCTCCGACCTGCACCTGACCGCCGGCGCCCGCCCGACGATCCGCGTCCACGGCCACCTCCAGGCGCTCGAGGACTACCCCGTCCTCACGCCGCCGGTGCTCCAGAAGATGCTCTACGCGATCATCACGCAGAAGCAGCGGGAACGGTTCGAGGAGGAGCTGGAGCTCGACTTCGCCTACGCGGTCCCGGGCAAGGCGCGGTTCCGCACCAACATCTACCGCCAGCGCGACTCCGTCGGCGCGGCGTTCCGCCTCATCCCGTACGAGATCAAGAAGCTCGAGGACCTCGGCATCCCGCCGACCGCCGCGAACTTCGCGATGCTGCCGCGCGGCTTCGTGCTCGTCACCGGCCCCACCGGCTCCGGCAAGAGCACCACGCTCGCCAGCCTCCTGGACCTGGCGAACCGCCAGCGCCGCGACCACATCATGACCGTCGAGGACCCGATCGAGTTCCTGCACCGTCACCAGCAGAGCCTGGTCAACCAGCGCGAGGTGGGGGAGGACACCCACTCTTTCCAGAACGCGCTGAAGCACGTGCTGCGGCAGGACCCCGACATCATCCTGGTCGGCGAGATGCGCGACCTGGAGACCATCTCGGTGGCGCTCACCGCCGCCGAGACCGGCCACCTGGTCTTCGCCACCCTGCACACGCAGGACGCCGCCCAGACGATCGACCGCATCATCGACGTCTTCCCGCCGCACCAGCAGCAGCAGGTGCGCGTCCAGCTCGCCGGCGCGTTGCAGGGCATCGTCGCCCAGCAGCTCTGCCGCACCGCCGACGGCAAGGGCCGCGTCGTCACCGCCGAGGTGCTCGTCGCCACGCCCGCCATCCGCAACCTCATCCGCGAGGGCAAGACGCACCAGATCTACTCGGCGATGCAGGCGGGTGCGAAGTTCGGCATGCAGACGATGGACCAGCACCTCGCCGACCTCGTCAAGAAGGGCCGGGTCACGTACGAGACCGGCCTGGAGAAGTGCCACCACGTCGAGGACTTCAACCGGCTCTGCGGCCGGGCCTGAGAGG contains:
- a CDS encoding O-antigen ligase family protein, with translation MTAVDARPEPAAQPAPPPVASRRAEALPAAALAVAWLGLVAVSVRGGGRDRNAVLLGLLTLVPALLVLRPDRHVPRRAWAAAAAVPAAAVLSCLLAPRAWAGAGEVAVWAYAALAFGTVRAYATTARRRAAVGLAVAALGAHQVYAALTPWLGGGDPARPMIGTFYWHNQFAVWVAAAGLAGGAAALLARRWSATGGGAAFALCAAGVVLSTSRATLGLAALLWLALGAAAVRARGARAAARWAGSTVAAAALATLLASPLVFGDAGGGAFDATARRGAGQSVEGNAGYRLDYWRAALAVTAEHPLVGTGAGGYKTAALDHLPAGMQGSPFVHNGVLQGAAEGGLPLGLALAAAVALGALAALRRVPEALRRNDFGALGLAAAALVLLGHALLDFDTTYPALPVLAAVAAGGLGARTAARTAARGVPRAALALLLVTGVATAAADDAVRAATGHVAPENAAAARAAFAAERMPDPRVAGTVLLAALPEHPGQEGLRLPEDVVRRALRETAEAARVDAGLALRRLEAEALLGDTRAPDRAAAIAAPRATRRPFLVTLHADVLAAAGRPGEAAALVLGDVRTRATPGYPRPAEVWEQVAYLLRNDAGPAAACAAGAAEAAFGPAPAPLAAAVAAARRAEPCR
- a CDS encoding ATPase, T2SS/T4P/T4SS family yields the protein MKQLGDILLEGGLLTPDQLQQAVVEQQRVGKSLGRVLVELGMVTESQLVASLAQQIGLQFVDLTEYSIDPSAAALVPDPVSRRHTALPIGFEDGRLVVAMADPANVFAVDDIRSITGHEVKAVVATKADVLNAINRLHRMDNDIEDLTATLDVGDDSLDELSKVKEIVDDAPIVKFVNLLITQAIQDRASDIHIEPGERDMRVRFRIDGVLHEIMRSPKTIQSGVISRLKIMADINIAERRIPQDGRMSVNANGKKIDLRVATLPTVWGEKVVMRILDNSTAMLKLADLGFMPDNFSRYEESFTKPYGMILVTGPTGSGKSTTLYATLNIVNTPDRNTITVEDPVEYRLPGINQVQVNAKAGLTFAAALRSILRSDPDIVLIGEIRDHETAQIAIEAALTGHLVLSTLHTNDAPSAINRLIEMGIEPFLVGSALDCVLAQRLARRLCPKCKEAYQPTEESLVHARFPWTPGEPIPTLYRPVGCSACSKTGYKGRMALHEVMTVSEDVERLAVERRSADEIGRVARAQGMSTLRHDGMQKVLLGHTSLEEILRVVV
- a CDS encoding type IV pilus twitching motility protein PilT, which produces MSSQGSGDSFFAATPPVAAPSPLDPAWQPPGAAQAAPPPPAPPLVPPVAPPAPVAAPVAPAPYAAAPAAPPAPPYAAPAPPPPAPAPPAPPVPAEEPVAEDREKAFVRSALEEDSREEGIFLNDLLVHVLDSGGSDLHLTAGARPTIRVHGHLQALEDYPVLTPPVLQKMLYAIITQKQRERFEEELELDFAYAVPGKARFRTNIYRQRDSVGAAFRLIPYEIKKLEDLGIPPTAANFAMLPRGFVLVTGPTGSGKSTTLASLLDLANRQRRDHIMTVEDPIEFLHRHQQSLVNQREVGEDTHSFQNALKHVLRQDPDIILVGEMRDLETISVALTAAETGHLVFATLHTQDAAQTIDRIIDVFPPHQQQQVRVQLAGALQGIVAQQLCRTADGKGRVVTAEVLVATPAIRNLIREGKTHQIYSAMQAGAKFGMQTMDQHLADLVKKGRVTYETGLEKCHHVEDFNRLCGRA